Proteins encoded within one genomic window of Gallus gallus isolate bGalGal1 chromosome 1, bGalGal1.mat.broiler.GRCg7b, whole genome shotgun sequence:
- the TFF3 gene encoding trefoil factor 2: MDLKGICLLFVILAVALISSTEGKPPSKCQCKIAARERRNCGPPGISAADCRRAGCCFNASVPGVPWCFTAKPKKVKKVCPADPRIRVNCGYPGITAKECISRRCCFRAHPAGVPWCFYHRTVEEGC, from the exons ATGGATCTGAAGGGGATCTGCTTGCTCTTTGTCATCCTTGCTGTAGCCCTCATCAGCtcaacagaaggaaaaccaCCAT CAAAATGCCAGTGCAAAATAGCTGCCAGGGAGCGGAGGAACTGTGGTCCCCCAGGAATCTCAGCAGCAgactgcaggagagctgggtgCTGCTTCAATGCGTCGGTGCCGGGAGTCCCCTGGTGCTTCACTGCTAAACCAAAGAAAG TTAAGAAAGTGTGCCCTGCTGATCCTCGTATCCGAGTGAACTGTGGCTACCCTGGCATCACAGCTAAGGAGTGCATAAGCAGGAGATGCTGCTTCCGGGCACATCCTGCTGGTGTCCCCTGGTGCTTCTACCACCGCACAGTTGAAGAAG GCTGTTAA